A region from the Arvicola amphibius chromosome 12, mArvAmp1.2, whole genome shotgun sequence genome encodes:
- the LOC119799556 gene encoding olfactory receptor 10X1 gives MAINQTILKEFILVGFSAYPHVQTFLFVVFFCLYLLTLAGNLTIMGLTWVDRSLHTPMYLFLSALSFSETCYTLTIIPKMLADLLDRDRRISVTGCGLQMCFFLGLGGTNCIILTLMGYDRFLAICNPLRYPLLMTNVACGQLVASAWAGGFLISLIETALIFRVSFCIPNLIRHFFCHMRAVVRLSCIDSDLTEFVVTLMSESGLLGTFLLISLTYVFILSSVLKIPSAEGKQKAFSTCASHLTVVIIHFGFASIVYLKPEASGGDDTLIAVPYTIITPFLSPIIFSLRNKDMKNAFRKIIRKTVVLKK, from the coding sequence ATGGCGATCAACCAAACAATCCTGAAGGAATTCATTCTCGTGGGCTTCTCCGCTTACCCGCATGTACAAACCTTCCTCTTTGTGGTCTTCTTCTGCCTCTATCTTCTCACTCTTGCGGGCAACCTGACCATCATGGGATTGACTTGGGTGGACAGATCTCTCCACACCCCTATGTACCTCTtcctcagtgcactctccttctcTGAGACCTGCTACACCCTGACCATCATCCCTAAGATGCTGGCAGACCTCCTGGACAGGGACAGACGCATTTCTGTCACTGGCTGCGGCTTGCAGATGTGCTTTTTCCTGGGTCTTGGTGGAACAAACTGCATCATTCTCACCTTGATGGGGTATGACCGCTTCCTGGCCATCTGCAACCCCCTCCGATATCCTCTTCTTATGACCAATGTTGCATGTGGGCAGCTTGTGGCCTCTGCTTGGGCTGGAGGCTTCTTGATTTCTCTAATAGAGACTGCACTGATATTCAGGGTGTCTTTCTGCATACCCAACCTCATCAGACACTTCTTTTGCCATATGAGGGCAGTTGTGAGACTGTCCTGCATAGATAGTGACCTCACAGAATTCGTTGTAACACTAATGTCAGAGTCAGGTTTGCTGGGTACATTCTTGCTCATCTCCTTGACTTATGTCTTCATCCTCTCTTCTGTGCTCAAGATCCCTTCAGCCGAGGGTAAGCAAAAGGCATTTTCCACCTGTGCCTCACACCTCACTGTGGTCATCATCCACTTTGGGTTTGCATCCATTGTTTATCTGAAGCCAGAAGCCTCCGGGGGAGATGACACACTCATAGCAGTTCCTTATACCATCATTACCCCTTTCCTCAGTCCCATTATATTCAGCCTCAGGAATAAGGATATGAAGAATGCTTTCAGAAAGATCATTAGGAAGACAGTAGTACtgaaaaaataa